In Helianthus annuus cultivar XRQ/B chromosome 3, HanXRQr2.0-SUNRISE, whole genome shotgun sequence, a single window of DNA contains:
- the LOC110928750 gene encoding uncharacterized protein LOC110928750, whose translation MVYTYTPTYYSSLQDSITSICKNILPFSFKKRRLPAIAAAEQRLWKQQSDNLKWQQESFHQILNLMGLFKEGILAEGEVSAFRAHLLDTLVSSPYDHEQPVILRDKLIFLQELLYANCISEEEYHTSKTPLLQRLTAQGVKIDPKDIVLAGPQQKNQNDEWSVIDLNDSGAKNKSKQQKSTIKQVKGVASVFGLSSSSSNKNGKDKNVSDMGIQNLAISQENPFWNCELKEKEDEKPTILMQESVVIEESAKKSKRKPFKALDGFMKWKKSDDLEKDTVPLSLNDSVNEAYSIREGTDSKIKRKLHTDGSSSDFFVDKVLADKIKQELMKTKSELQLSDDQIEVISTRLPIDKADLKKFFPKKWCDQYGETVLEVVRKEFKDHVNEIKNMSNSAMKKKELKIAEEKWTTFDDIEDDENCHPNLFADQAQVTSGSQKEDRSVRVSKVRNSSDRLFKNNPFFDY comes from the exons atggtCTACACATACACACCCACATACTACTCATCTCTCCAAGACTCAATAACCTCCATCTGCAAAAACATCCTTCCCTTCTCCTTCAAGAAGCGTCGCTTGCCCGCTATCGCAGCCGCTGAGCAGCGCCTGTGGAAGCAACAGTCCGATAATTTAAAGTGGCAGCAGGAGTCTTTCCATCAGATTTTAAATTTGATGGGGTTGTTTAAAGAGGGGATTTTGGCTGAGGGGGAGGTTTCAGCGTTTCGGGCGCATCTTCTTGATACGCTTGTTTCTTCGCCGTATGATCATGAGCAGCCGGTGATTTTGAGGGATAAGTTGATTTTCTTGCAG GAGTTATTGTATGCAAACTGCATATCAGAAGAAGAGTATCATACATCAAAGACTCCATTGTTGCAAAGACTAACAGCTCAAGGAGTCAAAATTGACCCAAAAGATATAGTTCTTGCTGGACCTCAACAAAAGAACCAAAACGACGAATGGTCAGTAATCGATCTAAACGATTCAGGTGCAAAAAACAAGTCAAAGCAACAAAAGTCAACCATCAAACAAGTCAAAGGAGTTGCATCAGTTTTCGgtctatcatcatcatcatcaaacaaaAACGGAAAAGACAAGAATGTTTCCGATATGGGTATTCAAAATCTTGCAATATCTCAAGAGAACCCGTTTTGGAACTGcgaattaaaagaaaaagaagacGAAAAACCAACGATTTTAATGCAAGAAAGTGTCGTGATTGAGGAGTCAGCGAAAAAGTCAAAAAGGAAACCGTTTAAGGCGCTTGACGGGTTTATGAAATGGAAAAAGAGTGATGATTTAGAGAAAGATACGGTTCCATTGTCGTTAAATGATTCGGTTAACGAAGCTTATAGCATACGCGAGGGGACAGATTCTAAAATCAAGAGAAAACTGCATACAGATGGTTCATCCTCTGATTTCTTTGTTGATAAG GTTTTAGCTGATAAAATTAAGCAGGAGCTAATGAAAACCAAATCAGAACTTCAGTTATC GGATGATCAAATCGAAGTGATTTCAACTCGGCTTCCGATAGACAAAGCTGACCTTAAAAAGTTCTTCCCCAA GAAATGGTGTGATCAGTATGGAGAAACTGTGTTGGAAGTggtgagaaaagagtttaagGATCACGTTAACGAGATCAAGAACATGTCGAATTCTGCGATGAAGAAGAAAGAGCTGAAAATTGCTGAGGAAAAATGGACAACTTTTGATGATATTGAGGATGATGAAAACTGTCATCCGAATCTTTTTGCTGATCAGGCTCAGGTTACATCTGGATCCCAGAAAGAGGATCGAAGCGTTCGGGTTTCTAAAGTTAGAAACAGTTCAGATAGGTTGTTTAAGAACAACCCTTTCTTTGATTACTAG